A window of Polaribacter litorisediminis contains these coding sequences:
- the rpmI gene encoding 50S ribosomal protein L35, with the protein MPKMKTKSSAKKRFKITGTGKIKRKHAFKSHILTKKSKKRKLKLTHHTLVHKSDEANIMQQLRLK; encoded by the coding sequence ATGCCTAAAATGAAAACCAAATCTAGTGCCAAAAAACGATTTAAGATTACTGGTACTGGTAAAATTAAAAGAAAGCACGCGTTTAAAAGTCATATCTTAACAAAGAAGTCTAAGAAACGTAAGTTAAAGTTAACACATCATACTTTAGTACATAAGTCTGATGAAGCTAACATTATGCAACAGTTAAGATTGAAATAA
- the thrS gene encoding threonine--tRNA ligase, protein MIKITLPDGTIKEFAKNSTPMDVAKSISEGFARNVISANFNNTTVETATPLTTDGSLILYTFNDDGGKKAFWHSSAHILAEAILSFYPNAKLTIGPAIENGFYYDVDLGHDVISDKDFKQLETKFLEIARGKYEFSIRSVSKADALSLYKKEKNPYKVELIENLKDGEITFCDHSTFTDLCRGGHVPNTGIIKAIKIMSVAGAYWRGDEKNNQLTRVYGISFPKQKMLTEYLALLEEAKKRDHRKLGRELELFTFSQKVGAGLPLWLPKGAALRGRLEDFLKKAQKKAGYEMVMTPHIGQKELYVTSGHYEKYGADSFQSIKTPKMDEEFLLKPMNCPHHCEVYNFKPYSYKDLPKRFAEFGTVYRYEQSGELHGLTRVRGFTQDDAHIFCTPEQLDQEFKDVIDLVLYVFGSLGFEDFTAQVSIRDKSNPDKYIGDAETWEIAENAIISAATDKGLDFVIEEGEAAFYGPKLDFMVKDALGRSWQLGTIQVDYNLPKRFDLTYKGADNQLHRPVMIHRAPFGSMERFIAVLLEHTGGNFPLWLTPDQVILLPISDKYQKYSEKVLESLENSEIRTLVDNRNEKTGRKIRDAEVSKTPYMVIVGEKEEQDGTVSVRKHGEGDIGTFTIEEFISLIKTEVSTTLKKF, encoded by the coding sequence ATGATTAAAATTACTTTACCAGACGGAACTATTAAGGAGTTTGCTAAAAACAGCACTCCAATGGATGTTGCAAAAAGCATTAGTGAAGGGTTTGCTAGAAATGTAATATCAGCAAACTTTAACAATACCACCGTTGAAACCGCTACACCATTAACCACTGATGGCTCCTTAATTTTATATACATTTAATGATGATGGTGGTAAAAAAGCTTTCTGGCATTCATCTGCTCACATTTTAGCGGAGGCCATTTTAAGTTTTTATCCAAATGCAAAGTTGACGATTGGACCTGCAATTGAAAATGGTTTTTACTATGATGTAGATTTAGGTCATGATGTTATTTCTGATAAAGATTTTAAACAATTAGAAACTAAATTTTTAGAAATTGCACGTGGTAAATACGAGTTTTCGATTCGATCGGTTTCTAAAGCAGACGCTTTATCATTATATAAAAAAGAGAAAAATCCGTACAAAGTTGAATTAATCGAAAACTTAAAAGACGGCGAAATTACTTTTTGTGATCATAGCACCTTTACAGATTTATGTAGAGGAGGTCATGTTCCTAACACAGGAATTATAAAAGCGATTAAAATAATGAGTGTTGCCGGTGCTTATTGGCGCGGTGATGAAAAAAATAATCAGCTAACGCGAGTTTATGGAATTAGTTTTCCGAAGCAAAAAATGCTTACTGAATATTTAGCGCTGTTAGAAGAAGCTAAAAAAAGAGACCACAGAAAACTGGGAAGAGAATTAGAGTTATTTACATTTTCTCAAAAAGTTGGCGCTGGTTTGCCTTTATGGCTTCCTAAAGGAGCTGCCTTAAGAGGGCGTTTAGAAGATTTCCTGAAAAAAGCTCAGAAAAAGGCGGGTTACGAAATGGTGATGACACCTCATATTGGTCAGAAAGAATTATATGTTACCTCTGGGCATTATGAAAAATATGGTGCAGACAGTTTTCAGTCGATAAAAACTCCTAAAATGGATGAAGAGTTTTTATTAAAACCGATGAACTGCCCACATCATTGTGAAGTGTACAACTTTAAACCTTATTCTTATAAAGATCTACCAAAGCGTTTTGCAGAATTTGGCACGGTATATAGATATGAGCAAAGTGGCGAATTACATGGATTAACACGTGTTAGAGGTTTTACTCAAGATGATGCTCATATTTTTTGTACGCCAGAACAATTAGATCAAGAATTTAAAGACGTTATAGATTTAGTGTTATATGTATTTGGATCTTTAGGATTTGAAGATTTTACTGCGCAAGTTTCTATTAGAGACAAAAGCAACCCAGATAAATATATAGGTGATGCTGAAACTTGGGAAATTGCAGAAAATGCCATTATCAGTGCTGCCACAGATAAAGGTTTAGATTTTGTGATTGAAGAAGGTGAAGCTGCTTTTTATGGTCCTAAATTAGACTTCATGGTGAAAGACGCATTGGGCAGAAGTTGGCAACTTGGAACCATTCAAGTTGATTATAATTTACCAAAACGTTTCGATTTAACCTATAAAGGAGCCGATAATCAATTACACAGACCTGTTATGATTCACAGAGCGCCTTTTGGCTCTATGGAACGTTTTATCGCGGTTTTACTAGAGCATACAGGGGGTAATTTCCCGCTATGGTTGACTCCCGATCAAGTTATCTTATTGCCAATCAGTGATAAATATCAAAAATATTCAGAAAAAGTTTTAGAATCGTTAGAAAATTCCGAAATTCGCACGCTCGTAGACAACCGGAATGAGAAAACTGGACGAAAAATACGAGATGCAGAAGTAAGCAAAACCCCATACATGGTTATTGTTGGGGAAAAAGAAGAGCAAGATGGTACCGTTTCGGTAAGAAAACATGGTGAAGGCGATATAGGTACCTTTACTATTGAAGAATTTATTTCTTTAATTAAAACCGAAGTTAGCACAACATTGAAGAAATTTTAA
- the infC gene encoding translation initiation factor IF-3 produces the protein MKEDQHRINEKIKYVDEVRLVGDNVEVGVYPLDKAKALAVEQELDLVEISPKAKPPVCKIIDYKKFLYEQKKREKSLKSKATKVTIKEIRFGPQTDEHDYEFKKKHAVKFLQDGAKLKAFVFFKGRSIIFKEQGQILLLKLAQELEEYGKVEQLPKLEGKRMIMFIAPKKGK, from the coding sequence ATCAAAGAAGATCAACATAGGATTAATGAAAAAATAAAATATGTTGACGAAGTTCGTCTTGTGGGCGATAATGTGGAAGTTGGTGTATATCCTTTAGATAAGGCAAAAGCATTAGCTGTTGAACAAGAATTAGATTTGGTAGAAATTTCACCTAAAGCCAAACCTCCCGTTTGTAAAATAATCGATTACAAGAAGTTCTTGTATGAGCAAAAGAAGCGTGAGAAGAGTTTAAAGTCTAAAGCAACGAAAGTTACCATAAAAGAAATTCGTTTTGGTCCTCAAACAGATGAACATGATTACGAATTTAAAAAGAAGCATGCCGTAAAATTTTTACAAGATGGTGCTAAATTAAAAGCATTCGTGTTCTTTAAAGGCCGTTCTATTATTTTTAAAGAGCAGGGACAAATTTTATTATTAAAATTGGCTCAAGAATTAGAAGAATATGGCAAGGTGGAACAATTACCTAAATTAGAAGGAAAACGTATGATTATGTTTATCGCTCCTAAAAAAGGAAAATAA